From the genome of Fundidesulfovibrio putealis DSM 16056:
GAATCGCATCTGCCATAGCAAATGACCCGGACAAGAGTTGGCTGTTTGAGTATTATGTGTATCATTTTGAAAGGCATTGGGGGACAAAGGCGATAGATTTGCTTGTCACCACAGTGCTGGACAATTTCAGTGTACCATGTTTCTGGGGTGTTTCTGGGCGGTTTGAGAAGTTCTTCTCCCATCATCTTGCCGGACGGCAGGTCCTCTTGGTTGACACCAATCGAGGTGGAGATGTCGTCGGGGGAAGTTTGATACTTAGCCCGGATGAAATCATCTCTCGTCCGGAGGTCGATGTTATAATAATATCGTCAACGCATAGAGAGTCGATCAAGTCGAAAATTTCAGATCTAAAATTGAACTGTCGCATATTATAGTCCACAGGGCTTGGTGTTGCGAGGATGCAAAGAGGTGTGTTTGGTATGCGGATAGTTGATATTCGAACTGAAGTAGCGCTTTGCGGCACCATTTGTCTCGATGTCTCTGGTTCTGTGTCTAGGATCCCCCACGATGTACAGACACATAGTGGTCTTGAATATTTGAAGAAATGTCCTGCTGGGGTGCGGGTCGCGTTTCGAACGAATTCAAAAGTCATTAAGGTTGCGTTTAATCAGGTTGGGCAGGCATCTGGCACGGATACTTTCTCAGCCTTTTCGATTGGCGCATTTGATATTGTAACTAATGGTGTGATGCGCAGGCCGTTTTCATTGCTGTGGTGTAAGACATTCGATGACAGCTATACAACGTATTCGTTGGGCGGCGATGTGAATGATGTCGTCGTGTATATGCCAACGTACAGCATATGCCCGGAATTCAATATCTATGTTGATGACTACTCATACTGTGCTCCGATAGTATATCAGAAAAAGTTGTTGTTTTATGGGACAAGTATCACGCAAGGTGCAGCATCGTGCAGACCTGCACTCAATTACGCGTCACGATTGTGCGCCATGTTGGGTTGTGACTACTATAATTTTGGATTTGGAGGGAATGCCATCGGGGATCATCGAATGGTGGGCATTCTTAAGAGTATAGATTCTGACCTTTATATTATAAAGAGCGCGCGTCAAGCGTACGGAAATGTAAAACATAACATTGTCCGGATGGTTCGTGAGATCAAAGAAGTTGACGTCAATCGGTCTATATTGATAATTTCTGCCTTGGGTGATCAATTTGAAGTTGATATGTTTAACGGATCAGTCAGTCTCGACAAGAGACGGAAACTTGCATTTGAAGCATATGATATTTTGCGTAAAGAGTTCTCCAATATTTATTTTGCAGACGGCCTCGAATTGCTTTCAGGTATTGAGTCCGACTTGTTTCACGACGGTGTGCATCCAAATTCAATTGGGCATAAGTCTATTGCTTCAAGATTGTTTCCTATTGTTCAATCCATACTTGCGAGAAGCAAAACATCACCGAACGAAATCTGCTAAGTCTGAGTTTCTTTCATGACTTTGCGCTGACGACGCGTCGGCTATGCATCAAAATGCAATACGCCCTCGCTTCGGTACTTCGAGGCGGGGGCGCTTTGCGTTTATCGTGTGAGGGGGGATGCCTCCTCCGGGACCTCCTCTCAAAAACTTTTACGTAGCTTCGCGTCGTGGCGCGTCAGGATGTCGGGCGGTGGGGGCGGCGGCTCTGGCCTGGGGACGGGGCTGTCCCGTTCGCGCCATGCGCGGCGAGCTCGAACCGATTTGAAGACGATTCGTCGCCCGCCGCGCATGGCGCGCCCGCTCCAGCCCCATCCCCAGGCCTCGTCGAGGACGTCGACTTCAAAAAACAAGCCCTGAAGCGCGGCTTTGCGCGCTTCAGGGCTTTCTTGCGAGATTTCTGAAACGTATCGCTCTGGGACGCGAAGCCCACTGAGGGTCCAGGGGGATGATCCCCCTGGCGGGAGAGTCCAGAGAGGGCGGAGCCCTCTCTGGCCGCCGGAGGCTCTCCGAGGATTACTTCTCTCCGATGACTCTGGCGATGGTGGAATCGAGCCCTTTGCCTGATCCTGCTCCCAGCGCCTTGGGTTTCGCCTGCGTCCTGCCGATCGCATGCGGCGCGGCGGCCGCAAGGGCCGCCTGGGGCACTCCGGCCTCGGCCTTCAGTTCGCCGATCAGGCGGCTTAGGGCCTGGGCCTGCTCGGCCAGCTCCATCACGGCCTGGGCGGACTGGTTCATGGCGTCGGCGTTCTCGTTGGAGATGCGGCTGATGTCCTCGATGGCCCGGTTGATCTCCTCGCTGGCGGCGGACTGCTGTTCCGAGGCGGTGGCGATGGAGCGCACCTGGTCTGAGGAGGCGTCCACCAGCTCCACGATGGCCCTGAGGGACTCGCCCGACTTTCCGGCAAGCCCGGTGGCGTCCCCGATGAGCGACACCGTGCGGTCCACAGCGCCCACGTTCTTGCGCGCGCCGTCCTGGATGCCGTGGATGGCGTCGCCCACTTCCTTGGTGGCGGTCATGGTCTTTTCGGCAAGTTTTCGCACTTCGTCGGCCACCACGGCGAAACCGCGCCCGGCGTCGCCAGCGCGCGCCGCCTCGATGGCGGCGTTCAGGGCCAGGAGGTTGGTCTGGTCGGCGATGTCGGAGATCACGTTCATGATGCGTCCGATGGACTCGGCCTGCGCGCCCAAGCTGGCCATGTCGGACTTGAGCTCCAGGGCCTGCTTCTCCACCAGGCCGATCTCGCGCACCACCTCGCTGACCACGCCCGCGCCCTCCTGGGCTCTGCGTTTGGCCTGGTCGGAGGTCTCGGCGGCCTGGGAGGCGTTGCGGGCCACTTCCAGCACTGTGGCGTTCATCTCCTCCATGGAGGTGGCAGTCTCGCCAACGCGCCCGGCTTGGATCTCGGTACCCCGGCTGGACTGCTCAACCTGGGCGGCCAGTTCCTCGGAAGCGGAGGAGATGATGGAGGCCACTTCCTCCAGCTTGCCCGCAGCCTGCAGCATGCCGTCGGCCCGTGCGCGTTCGGCCTGCTGCTTGGCCTCTTCGGCCTGGAGCGTGGCATCCTCGGCGGCCTTGGCCTGCTGGGCGGCGTCCTGGGATTTCTGGTCTGCCTCGGTGATTTTTTCCTTGAGGGTGGACACCATCTGGATGAGCACCGCATACACGCCGCCGTTTCCCTGCACGGGCTTGAAGCTGACGTCCAGGTTGCCGGAGGCGATCTCGCCAGCCACCTGCCTCAGATAGCCGGGGTCCTCCCCCATCTGGGAAAGCACGTTGCGGGCCAGGAGGAAGGCCAGGGCTAGGCCCACGGCCACGGCTGCCAGAACGGCCGCGATGAGGCTGGTCTGGCCGATGGTGAAGGCCTCGATGGCCTTGGCGGCGCTGTCCTTGCCGCCCTTGGTGTTGATGGCGGTGATCTTGTTCAGGCTGGCGATGGTGGCCTGGATGGCCTTGGCGGAGTCGCCCGTGGCGATCTGAACGGCCTTGTCCTGGTTCATCACCGAGATCTTGACGATCTTGTCGTGCTCGGCCTTGTATTGCTTCCAGGAGGCCAGGAACTCGTCGAATATCTTGCGCTCCTCGCGCTGCTCGGCAGTGATGAGCGGGTCCAGGATTCGGATGGCCTCCTCGGCCTTGTTCAGCGACTCCTGCATCAGGGCTTCGTAGCGGCGCATCTCCTTCTCGTCGGTGGACATGATGTGGATCAGCTCATAGCGGCGAAAACTCTGGATTGCGTCGCTGATCTGTCCGACGTCTACGATGCTGGGCAGCCAGTCGTCGGCCAGCAGCTCTGTTTCCGCGTAGATGGCGCGCATTTCAATGATAGCGAACAGGCCGATGCCTGCGACGAAAAGAAGCAACGCCCCGAACCCGCCGTACAGCTTGGTGGCCAGTTTCATGAGAAGCTCCGAAGTAAGGTGTTTGCCGACCGCGCAGGGAATGTCTACGCAACCGGGATGACGTTCCTGTTGCGGGTGATCAGCGCAGGTCGCGCAGCTGCATCTGGGCGCTCCGGGCCTCCGGGCTGCCGGGGTAGCGCTTCTCCACGTCCTGAAGGAGGATTTTGGCGGCCTGGAGCTTGCCCAGCTTGCGGAAGCTCAGGGCCTGCTTGAGCATGGCCGAAGGCACCATGGGGTTGTTGGGGAATTTCTGGATAAGGTCCTGGCATATGAGGGCCGCGCGGGCGTAGTCGCCCTGCTGGAAGTTGGTCTCGGCCTGCCAGAACAGGGCGTTCGGGGCCTGGCGCGAGGTGGGGTAGCTTTTGAGGAGCTCCGAGAAGAGGCTGTTGGCGCGGTTGTAGTCCTGCTGATTGAAGGACTCCATGCCCATGTTCAGGATGGCCTCGGCGGGGTCGTTGCCGGTCTGGCCCATGGTGATGGGCGCGACCGGCGGGGAATCCGGGTCGTAGGCCGGGGAGCCCCCGCGCGGGGGAGCGGAATATCCCGTGGACGCCGAAGGCGCGCGCGAGCCCGTGTCCACGCCCAGGGTGGCCGCCATGCGCGACACGGTTTCTTCCAGCAGGGCGAGCCGCCTGTTGACCTCGTCCAGGGTTACGCCGCGCCCGGCCTTGCCCTGGACGCTCTCCAGCTCGTCGATGCGCACGCGCATTTCCTGCACGCGCGATTTCAGCGAGGTCAGATCGGCCTGGGCGTTGGCCTGGGTCAGTTGCTCGGCGGGGATGGTCTGTCTGGCCGGTTCGGAGGCGCATCCGGCCAGGGCGGCCAGGGATAAAAGCCA
Proteins encoded in this window:
- a CDS encoding SGNH/GDSL hydrolase family protein, with protein sequence MRIVDIRTEVALCGTICLDVSGSVSRIPHDVQTHSGLEYLKKCPAGVRVAFRTNSKVIKVAFNQVGQASGTDTFSAFSIGAFDIVTNGVMRRPFSLLWCKTFDDSYTTYSLGGDVNDVVVYMPTYSICPEFNIYVDDYSYCAPIVYQKKLLFYGTSITQGAASCRPALNYASRLCAMLGCDYYNFGFGGNAIGDHRMVGILKSIDSDLYIIKSARQAYGNVKHNIVRMVREIKEVDVNRSILIISALGDQFEVDMFNGSVSLDKRRKLAFEAYDILRKEFSNIYFADGLELLSGIESDLFHDGVHPNSIGHKSIASRLFPIVQSILARSKTSPNEIC
- a CDS encoding methyl-accepting chemotaxis protein gives rise to the protein MKLATKLYGGFGALLLFVAGIGLFAIIEMRAIYAETELLADDWLPSIVDVGQISDAIQSFRRYELIHIMSTDEKEMRRYEALMQESLNKAEEAIRILDPLITAEQREERKIFDEFLASWKQYKAEHDKIVKISVMNQDKAVQIATGDSAKAIQATIASLNKITAINTKGGKDSAAKAIEAFTIGQTSLIAAVLAAVAVGLALAFLLARNVLSQMGEDPGYLRQVAGEIASGNLDVSFKPVQGNGGVYAVLIQMVSTLKEKITEADQKSQDAAQQAKAAEDATLQAEEAKQQAERARADGMLQAAGKLEEVASIISSASEELAAQVEQSSRGTEIQAGRVGETATSMEEMNATVLEVARNASQAAETSDQAKRRAQEGAGVVSEVVREIGLVEKQALELKSDMASLGAQAESIGRIMNVISDIADQTNLLALNAAIEAARAGDAGRGFAVVADEVRKLAEKTMTATKEVGDAIHGIQDGARKNVGAVDRTVSLIGDATGLAGKSGESLRAIVELVDASSDQVRSIATASEQQSAASEEINRAIEDISRISNENADAMNQSAQAVMELAEQAQALSRLIGELKAEAGVPQAALAAAAPHAIGRTQAKPKALGAGSGKGLDSTIARVIGEK
- the ybgF gene encoding tol-pal system protein YbgF — its product is MTAIEKRASGFDPSAPSACGRGAAGHQPSPACNASSRPQAGSGLRALLWLLSLAALAGCASEPARQTIPAEQLTQANAQADLTSLKSRVQEMRVRIDELESVQGKAGRGVTLDEVNRRLALLEETVSRMAATLGVDTGSRAPSASTGYSAPPRGGSPAYDPDSPPVAPITMGQTGNDPAEAILNMGMESFNQQDYNRANSLFSELLKSYPTSRQAPNALFWQAETNFQQGDYARAALICQDLIQKFPNNPMVPSAMLKQALSFRKLGKLQAAKILLQDVEKRYPGSPEARSAQMQLRDLR